One Portunus trituberculatus isolate SZX2019 chromosome 45, ASM1759143v1, whole genome shotgun sequence DNA segment encodes these proteins:
- the LOC123519511 gene encoding 60S ribosomal protein L9-like produces the protein MKTIITSQSITIPKNVSVKVAKRVVIVKGPRGTLRRSFKDMKLDMKTKKVKKGTIVTVNKWFGNRKEVAAVRTVCSHISNMVTGVTVGFRYKMRAVYAHFPINCVISNNNKTVEIRNFLGEKYIRKVEMASGVTIAASSKMKDEFVIEGNDVEAVSQTSARIQQSTTVKRKDIRKFLDGVYVSEKGNVVEEE, from the exons ATGAAGACCATCATCACCTCCCAGTCCATCACCATTCCTAAGAATGTGTCGGTCAAGGTGGCCAAGCGGGTGGTCATTGTTAAGGGCCCCAGGGGCACCCTCCGACGCTCCTTCAAGGACATGAAGCTCGACATGAAG AccaagaaggtgaagaagggcACCATTGTCACCGTCAACAAATGGTTCGGCAACCGCAAGGAGGTGGCAGCTGTCCGCACTGTGTGCTCCCATATCTCCAACATGGTGACTGGTGTGACTGTG GGCTTCAGGTACAAGATGCGTGCTGTGTATGCTCATTTCCCCATCAACTGTGTCATCTCCAATAACAACAAGACCGTGGAGATCCGTAACTTCCTCGGTGAGAAGTACATCCGCAAGGTTGAGATGGCTTCTGGTGTCACCATCGCTGCTTCCTCCAAGATGAAGGACGAGTTTGTCATTGAGGGCAATGATGTGGAGGCTGTGTCTCAGACGT ctGCACGCATCCAGCAGAGTACGACTGTCAAGAGGAAGGATATCCGTAAATTCTTGgatggtgtgtatgtgtctgaGAAGGGCAATGTAGTTGAAGAAGAGTAA